A region from the Lolium perenne isolate Kyuss_39 chromosome 4, Kyuss_2.0, whole genome shotgun sequence genome encodes:
- the LOC139830906 gene encoding serine/threonine-protein phosphatase 7 long form homolog: MPDLNHKCTEEARFWRMRCPLICMWLVEHHQPQRVMRQFGLYQECPPVWQDTDKALHRLDRQRQRKITNWPVHHSGHVAAFQHCLEAARNAGPEEIVPHDLTAFNNYLEWFHENTRIELVKHAYAEDILDDPIEFDEVAQSQHDTFARRGRSTSIASELNFVVMDSLTN; encoded by the exons ATGCCTGACCTCAACCAtaagtgcacggaggaggcgcggttctggcgtatgcgctgcccactcatatgcatgtggcttgttgaacaccaccagccgcaaagagtgatgagacagtttgggctgtatcaggagtgcccaccagtgtggcaagacacggacaaggcgcttcatag gcttgataggcagcggcagaggaagatcacaaattggccagtccatcatagcggccacgtcgcagcgttccaacactgtttggaagcggcacggaatgctggccctgaggagattgtgcctcacgacttgaccgctttcaacaactacctcgagtggttccatgagaacacgcgtatcgagttagtgaagCACGCGTATGCTGAGGatatcttggacgaccccatcgagttcgatgaggttgcgcaaagccagcacgacacctttgctcgcagaggaagatcgacttctattgcttcggagctgaacttcgtggtaatggattctctcactaactag
- the LOC127293826 gene encoding cyclin-D5-2, which produces MEAEDYAAGCCFSLMCQEDGADLGDSFTSNDGGDLLLMYSGTYESENDEEEYMDHLVSKESSLCSSPESSLSCSSADESSPSMASADWFQCARRSTVKWILETRGHFGFCHRTAYVAIGYFDRFSRRRCVDRSVMPWAARLLAIACVSLAAKMDEYQAPALSEFSADGDYEFCCDSIRRMELLVLSTLDWRMGAVTPFDYLPCLSSRLRRGGGGGGGGLVAAKAAALIFSAAEVASVLDYRPSTVAVAAVLAATHGVLTKEALESRMSNLSPSCLLDKEDAYPCYTMMLGDPSSTATNKPTKRSAPDPIDAAAASFSVAAAMNNNKRVRLDLPGTLHR; this is translated from the exons ATGGAAGCAGAGGACTACGCCGCCGGGTGCTGCTTCTCCCTCATGTGCCAAGAGGACGGCGCCGACCTCGGCGACAGCTTCACCAGCAACGATGGAGGCGACCTGCTCCTGATGTACAGTGGCACCTACGAGAGCGAGAACGACGAGGAGGAGTACATGGACCACCTGGTGTCCAAGGAGAGCAGCCTCTGCTCCTCGCCGGAGTCCTCCCTGTCGTGCTCCTCCGCCGACGAGTCGTCGCCGTCCATGGCCTCCGCAGACTGGTTCCAGTGCGCGCGCCGCTCCACCGTCAAGTGGATCCTTGAG ACGCGGGGGCACTTCGGGTTCTGCCACCGCACGGCGTACGTGGCGATTGGCTACTTTGACCGCTTCTCCCGCCGGCGATGCGTCGAC AGGTCGGTGATGCCGTGGGCGGCGCGGCTGCTGGCCATAGCGTGCGTGTCGCTGGCGGCCAAGATGGACGAGTACCAGGCGCCGGCGCTATCGGAGTTCAGCGCCGACGGCGACTACGAGTTCTGCTGCGACTCCATCCGCCGCATGGAGCTGCTCGTGCTCTCCACGCTCGACTGGCGGATGGGCGCGGTCACGCCTTTCGACTACCTCCCCTGCCTCTCCTCCAGGCTCcgtagaggcggcggcggcggtggcggcgggcttGTCGCCGCCAAGGCCGCCGCCCTCATCTTCTCCGCCGCAGAAG TGGCGAGCGTGCTGGACTACCGGCCGTCCACCGTGGCCGTCGCCGCCGTCTTGGCAGCAACCCACGGCGTGCTCACGAAAGAGGCACTGGAATCCAGGATGAGCAATCTCTCTCCTTCCTGCCTCCTCGATAAG GAGGATGCATATCCTTGCTACACCATGATGCTGGGGGATCCATCATCGACGGCGACGAACAAGCCGACCAAGAGATCGGCGCCCGACCcgatcgacgccgccgccgcctccttctcCGTCGCGGCGGCGATGAACAACAATAAGAGAGTGAGGCTAGACCTGCCGGGCACCCTCCACCGGTGA
- the LOC127347156 gene encoding protein MAIN-LIKE 1-like, protein MAMMVWLLDEEYDREHRAVHMTQRTTDLHPLKIRYHGTVDIPYDERYTEFIQPTGLMPFISLVSRGGTNMNPSALTALVDRWRPETHTFHLRAGEMAPTLQDVSMILGLPIQGEPLCMNTTSDGWRQQMEALIGMAPPAPANPKERVPAGASFSWIRTNFGECPDGANEDTRRTYTRVYLWHMISRTLFPDSGGKLAHWCWLKALTVLDHRWSWGTAALAYLYRQVMTCSMYYFPIVVC, encoded by the exons atggctat gatggtgtggctcttggatgaagagtacgacagggagcaccgggctgttcatatgacgcagaggacaacggatcttcaccctttgaagattcgttaccatggcacagtggatataccgtatgacgagaggtacacggagttcatccagcctaccggtcttatgccgttcatatctcttgtaagccgtggggggacgaacatgaacccctcggcactcaccgcccttgtcgaccggtggaggccggagactcacaccttccacttgagggccggcgagatggcccctactctccaggatgtttccatgatccttggactacctattcagggcgagccactgtgtatgaacacaacttctgatgggtggcgccagcagatggaggcgcttattggcatggctcctccCGCGCCAGCAAATCCAAAGGAGAGGGTTCCCGCCGGCGCGTCTTTCTCttggatcaggactaactttggagAATGCCCGGACGGGGCCAACGAGGACACTCGCAGGACATACACCCGCGTGTACTTGTGGcacatgatttcgaggactctctttcctgacagtggggggaagctggcccattggtgttggctgaaggcgcttacggtgttggaccaccggtggagttggggaacagcggcacttgcctacctctaccgacAGGTGATGACTTGttctatgtactattttcctatagtagtgtgctag